Within Vigna unguiculata cultivar IT97K-499-35 chromosome 2, ASM411807v1, whole genome shotgun sequence, the genomic segment GGTTGATTTCTGGAGAGCCGTTGATGTTTATCTTTGTGAATTGTCAAAGGTGGAGGCATTTAAGATCAAGGGTTGACGATGAGAGGGTGAGGGACCACAGGCATTGCGGTAGGGTTGGGGTGGAGGATATAATGGTTGAAGGTGCATGAACCAGTGCTTGAAATATGCCATGGATGCATCCTTTTTACTGAAATGTAGGTTGGTGTTGTTTGGGttgaatattaatataattgtattttaGCAGTTAGTGAGATAATAAAGGCAGGGATTGGTAGCCCCACTGTCACATGACAGTGGTCAGAAGAACATTGGGAGATAAAATTTAGGGTTAATCTCAGAGTGGCGAATTGATGAAGGAGATAAGAGCGTGGGGATAGTGGTCCCAGGTATATATAGAGTGAGAGATATGCTTTATTGGTTCGCGGAAAGATAGGGTTaatggaaagaaaaggaaaaacagtgGAAAAAGAAACGATGGAATTATGAACTCAACTCAACTCATTTATCTTTGGGAACGCCTTTCGAGGTGGATTCAGAAGGGTAGTAACTCCTCTGCTTGATGCTTCTCCACTTCATCACTCAACTCACTCAAAGGTTGCATTGCATGCTCTgtttatctttttctctttaacCATTTCAGCTGTCGTTTTCCAATACATGAACTGTTCTTGCCCAGTGGCAGGTGCTGTTCTATATTTACTTTTgttgatatttgtttttatgtCAGGTAATTTGtgtttattgtaaaaatatgcTGCTACACAGCAAATTCATTAACCTGTTTAATGTTGGACTAAACATGCGTGAATTAACTGCACAAtataaaatcatgtaaagggTACCTCATCAGACTGACTTCAGTATGTAGCTCTTCAAatatctaattttgttttttggatTTACACTTGTACTAGTTTTTCTTTGATCACATACATTGTTAATTTAGTCGAGTTTAGATAGACATGATGAGGAAGATAATTGTTCAATGCAAGAAGCAATAAAGATAGTTTAAGAGTGGAACTAAATTCAATCCACAAAATTTGAGAAAGGCAAAAATAAGAGAGGAAATTGTCTCATTAGTGTAATTCAAGCCGAACCAGAAATAATTGAATACGAAGTCTTATAtcgattaaagataaaataaatttatagtgTATAAGTGAATACAaacattacatttttatttaactaatcgaattttgtaagattgagttatgcttaaaattcatttcttaatataaaatctGAAGATATATTAAATCTTACCTCGatcaaaaataatatcaatttataatatatatatatatatatatatatatatatataaaagtgagtataaatttattatttaattttataaggttGAGTTATAATTACACTTTAATATCATGACTTCGTGCCCTTCTCtccaatttaatatttgaacttaataacattaaacCGTGTTCAGATTtcagattatataatttgaacttaataacattaaacCGTGTTCagattttagattatataagaATTATACGAGGATTAAATTTTGGTTCAataattataaactaaattaaaatgaatgatatttgatttgattcaaaattttggttgaatgacgtttttcaattgaattaattgattgaactaattaattgtttaaaggtttttctttctttcaataactattatgataaattatacaAATCTTCATGAGAATTTAACTCTCTTTtcgttttcaatttttaattgggTTTTATATCTAAATCTCTAAATtcatagtataaaaaataatattaaacattgaatataatatacatgtctgaagataaaaaaatgttttatttaataatcaatttaagtTGGGTTTTATGTTAcagaattttatataaaaaataaatgtttccaTTTCACTTATGACAATGAAAATCATAATGTTTTGGAGCTTATTAGAATTAAgctcttatttatttattacggggtgatatatttattttcattgactAAGTTTTTATTCCAAGaaggaatttatttttaacaagacgaattttcaaaacaattcGGCTTCTAATGTTGGATAAAAGCTTTGGACTTGTTTATATTGGCTAAAAATCCCATACAATAAAAGGTCAAATAAAATGTTTTGACCAATCCAAATTGGCTAAGAGttccaaataaaatttacttaagTCAAACCAATATGTTTGGCTACATTACAAGGTTGGATAATAGTTTTTGAACTACGAGTTTTCAATTGAATTAGTAGACTATACCATAAGGTCAAATAGTTTTCAATCTAAAATTGTCTAAATCATACAacattgaataataattttcaatctaaaattatttaagtcATGCAAAATTGTTCCATCACATTACaatatgtttgatttatttatttattattattaaatatcatattgTAATATAGTATGATGCAACCCAAACAGTGTTACTAAAGCCATAAGACCTAGCTTTCATAAGATTCGCGTATCAAATGATACTGTGTAGAAAAAACAATAATCTCAGCTTGTGTTTCAGGGACCCATTTCATAGTGGGAGACGTATATTGCTGGGAAAGGAAATTTTGGAAACTCAAAAAAGAGAACCTGCTAAAATTTATCAGATTGTAGCAGCATGTTacgtataaaaatataaaaaataaataaataacagataagaagataagatgTATATAACTAAATTCCACGGAAAAATGTGGTCCTTTTTATCATATTTGCATGGATTTTTTAATGATGTCTAACTATGTCACGTGGTAGGTTTATAGAGGGAGTTTCACTAAGAGATACAATTCAATGAGACATGAGCTCAATCACATAAGTCATTGACACTACTCTCAatccaaaactttaaaacaatgagTTTATGAATATTTATCCTTAATATAGTACTTTactttctcatttatagtaACGTGAAACTTAGATTCACACTTAAATTCCTAATCACGTTCATCATTTGGTTCATCATTTGGTTGTAGAGTTAGAACAGGTTTTTATTTCAGAAAAAGTTTACCCTTTCTAAGATTTCCAAATAACCAGAACATTTTGCTTATATGCATTGGAAGAATCTGTTTAtttctaaaccctaaacaaTTCTATACACAGATAACCTCGACTAATGAAAGACGAGTACACGTGGCAAAAAATATTGTAACTCTCAGAATACTAAATATGAATGTTTTAGATGGATATTCTAAtgaataatagataaaaatatttaattatttgtttgttgATATAATATTATGATATTGTGGATCCTCGATATCtattaacaattattattaatttttatatgattaattatttttcaacgtGTGATGTTTAtggataaaatttgttatattttttagaataaatcttcacaaataaaatgaaaggaTAGGTTATGACTTGTGGTAAACATTTTATagtcttatatttttaaaatgaaaaaaatgatacattaatattaaactctcagtattttatatttctcttaattaaaaaaataccgtTTCCTTGTTGTATTGAATTTAAGATTCATTTTGagatattatcttattttttaagcaAACATGTGTATTTTAAAATCGTATAAGCTTGTGAGGCAAAATATGAACAGAAGAAAAGTTCATGATTCTGACAAGGATTTTTGTATCACAAAAACATGGATTCCATGTTTTATTTTGACTATTGTAGTTTCAGGACCCCCAATTTGTTTCATGTTGAACGTGCGTGCTTGAATAGTTGGTACTTATAGGTTGGGCTTTTCTAagtacaattaaatattttccatGAATAGTGCtttcaacaaaaacaactaCTATGGGCCTTCTTTCAACAATTAAAGGGTTGCTATTTGGGCTTCAGGAATGAAGTGTTTGTGTATGCAAATTGGCAAAACACTAATTTTAACAGTCCTCTTTTCCTTATATTTAGAATTGTccatttttgtattttcaatcCATGATCCACTTTTTCATAAGGAGTAATGTCTCAAcccaaaaatgtatttttgtgtttctgaaacaaatattttctcACATATTCTGTTTAGTAAGAAACAAGAAATAGGGGGAGtgtaaagaaaataacaaaggTAAAAGGTGAGAGAAATATAAGTCTTTTGttgaaaagaatattttttttattaatattgtttttaactatttgttattattgcaataacagagaaaaaaatacattttattaatgatcaagaaatttaaaaagaGGAAGAAATTGGACTGAAGTGTGAAATTgctaaatttaaattctttttgctttaatatttataattaaatttgtttgtttttgacGAGTGTGACTATAATTTAGTAGGAGTTATGATGCACCGTCGTAGTTTTTTTAGGTTAGGCATTGCAGGTGATTGAGCTACCCAGATTTAGTTAAGAACAATGGAGCAGGTGATCCACATTTAATTCAAAATCACCGTTCGTCGGCACCACCGCATCGCCTTTACTACGTACCGTTGCACAGTGTAACACGACACGACAAGACACATATTCTAGCGTGCTTTTGATTAAAAGCTCATCAACACGTTCCCCACCGTCAGATGGAATCTAACGCATCGCATCGAAGCAAAACGAGGTGGGGGCGCACGATAATAGAGGAGGGACACGCGTAAATTGAGGCATTGATGAGGAACAGCTGTAAACCAGTAAGGTACCAGCTTTGGCGCTTACACCATGTGACTCTGTGTCTTCTGTCCCCTCTCTAACACCAAATTATAACTCTTTCTTCACTCTCCACACTTCACTCtcccttctctcttctctcttcccATGGCttcttctcttcctcttctCACCCTCTCATTCTCCCTCGCTCTCTTCCTATGCTTTCTCTTCACCCACCACGGTGCCGTCCACGCGCAGATCGACGACACTGGCCTCAACCTCATGTCCGACGCCTTGGACTGGCCGACCACAATGTCACTCTACGATGATCTTGACGAAGACGAGGAAGAAGATGTCGAGAGTGGTTTTAGCCGGAGATCATTATTCTGGCGTCGAATGAAGTACTACATCTCCTACGGTGCTCTTTCTGCTAACAGAATCCCGTGTCCTCCTCGTTCTGGAAGATCTTACTACACTCACAACTGCTACAAGGCGCGTGGACCCGTCCATCCCTACTCCAGAGGCTGCTCTGTCATCACGCGCTGCCGGAGATGACTTCGGATCTCATCACACGCGCCTCAGATCGCAAATAAAAACCGCTCTTTAGGATGCTCTTTGTTTAGTCTAGTAAGCTTGGTTAGTTGTGTAAGCAAGTCATTTGTTGTCGTGTTTGAGTAACGGTTGGGATTTTGGGGTTTTGCATCATCTCGTTGCGTCGCGCTAAAGGATCTGCTTGCATTGCATGCtctttttattgcttctttctATTTATTCGTTTGTATAAACCCTAAAGTAATGAGAATATTGCTACTCTACACGTGGTGGATCCCCAAttgtgttttccttttatttctatcttttttatttatcccATCGTTAATCAAACTCCATTGCGTTGCCAATTCTGTATCCTGTTTCCCTTTCTCCTTGTtgcttttgtttaatttaattttagaaatttgttgtattttgatttcttttaattCATTGCTTTTAATAAACATTATTCAGGCACTAGAAAGTTAACTGTTTTAAAACAGTTTTAGAAATGATCCCAAAGTTTGATATTGTAATTTAATCCTAATGACACGTACCAACTCTACCATTTATTAAacttaattgatatttataattttataattaatattcaattacatatatatttttttgtattcgagtctggaaaaataaatatattaaaagaaaacacattATTGTTTTTTGTCTTGCAATAATTCATTGGATAGTGGATAACAACAGTAGTGTAGTGTGGATAAAGAAAGTGTAATGAAGAGGATGATTGAAGTCTATCCAATAGCAATCTGGTACAGTTGGTCACTTTTCTAGAATTGCAGTTAAGGGaccaagaaatttaaattctttggCAACAGCTTCCCTAACATTTATCAATTCACCGGAATTGTCCATAACCCCACTAGTCCTCATAAAtgccacatttttttttcccttcATTTAACTGTCTGACCACTCTTTTTGGTGTTAGTTAGGTCTAATCTAAGAGTATGGTCTGCTTCATTTAacaaatcaagaaaataaatgtagtttatataattatttaaaaggttCACTGGGTAGTGTCTTGATACAGCGTTTCAATTTCACAATTAAAAGCATATTTATTTGAAGACATTAATCGATGAATGGATAATTAAAAAAGGGGAATCAAACTTCTataagtaacatttttttttctttcataattttgattttgtaagACTCAAATCACGTAAATGTTATGTTGAAAGGATGATTGTTACATCCCAATAGAGTAGTCTACTAAAAATTAAGCATCACGTAATTATAATGTAAAAGAGTACATATCATGAAGCATACATGTACTGACTATTACAGTTATCCATAGTATACTTAGAATAAAAGATTAGGCACACCACAATTGCCATAAAAAGGACACAAGGGTACTATTGTTTTACAAAAGATTGCTCATAGAGCAAGGAATCTAAATAAACAAGAGATCTTCAAAAAGTGGCTCAATAGTGAGCCATAACCCAGACTAAGGGGACCATTCTACACAGCAGCATCTTCACCATCCTGAGTTCTACCAAGGatttccacatctgctcacaccaataaattgGTGATCATTGAAAAGAGAAAGCAAAGCAAGGAATAGACAAAAGTGAAacggtaagctagagtaaaatattttaacatgttatcaAGCAACCAAATGATAAAACAGGTTATAATCAAACAAAGCAGTAGGCACCCAAATCATGTGAAAGCAAACAATTGCAAGACTCTatgactcaatatccggatcatactcttgatatagaattctaaaggaagtatgcacctgtgttggtttctaaactctgcagagtttagacgCAAGGgattatcacccaaccacacacagggttaatcctctaatgtcttaggcccaatatgtcccaagactaggacctcctaccactctcaccacataaatcatTATGCTCTATGTGAGTGTGaacgattattagagttcaggataccttcctttatctagacatctcctatatcaaggtatacactaactACCAttactagagatggcaaataaacccgtgcccatgggtatcacccgaacccgtccccgttttgacggggaatccccgctttgactgggtatgggtatgggtatgggtaatacccgaaattttcaactggggatggggatgaggatggggatatatatatacccgcccaaatacccgttcccgcttaaattactaaactatttataatttattaaataatctaaaaaatatacataaataaataatatatttacacataaaatataatataatataatataatatagtatatatacatataaataaaatatacttatatatatatatatatatatatatatttacacatatacatgtaatataatataatataatataatataatatacatataatatatatacataataatataatataatatatataatatatacgtataaaacaaattaatcatttaactagtgagatcttttataaacaaatttataacattacaaatttataaaaatttaaaagaaatatatatatatatatatatatatatatatatatatatatatatatataaaagcataaaatatctacgcatatacatataatatatatacataataatataatatatattattatatttatattattatataatataatataatatatacttaaaataaatatatatctataaaaatatatatatatatatatatatatatatatataaacataacatatccacacatataatatatatacatagtaataataatataatatataatataatataatatatataaataattatatatatatatataaacataagatatccacacatataatatatatacatagtaatataatatataatataatataatataatatatatatatatatatatatatatatatatatatatataacatatttctcattctctttgttttttgttatacactttgtttactctctcaattgtctggtttgtttttcaagatttaattttgaaggtaatttttcttcttcttattacataatttttactctctgtacatagttatgttcaaataggtgttcctcaatttcattctatgaaataatttttaggttacacatttgattatctttatttatttatttattttcatgaaaatgtttgactcttattttgtacctcttctttttgttactttggttatacacttttttactctcttttaattgtttggcttgttctttaaggtttaagcagatcttcaaggtacttttccttttatcataatcttaattatacatttttttttccgttatgttatgttcaaatggatattctcaaatttgggttacacatttaattatctttactcatttatgataattttatttattatttattttttgtttcatgataatgtttaattctcaattttaattgctcaattgcataaatccttaatttaattcaagatcaaaagatgaagaatctatgtttaaatttgaattattattaatttaattttgttatttgtgctatttcgtttaagtggtataatataaatttttaatagtataaaaaatatttgaaatatttttaaacttgattattggttttccttttatattttgttaaaaaagaaattaacctttttactttgtttgatttttttttgttacgtatgttagtttctagagaaaatgagcacaagagatcaagatttgcaggtaccaagtccaccacagtgttcacaacaaccaactccctttcaaagttccaataatgacagtcaatctccattgaatccatctacgcaaacaccttcagaagttcatgatgaaatacattcaacaacacaagtagagcctgagaaagggaaattgaaaagtgttgtgtgggaacactttgaaaagataaaagttgatggaaaatacaaagctaaatgtaactattgcaagaaactgcttggtggagaaacaaagaatggaacaaagcacttgcaccatcatacaaacatatgtattcaaaagaaggctttagcaaaaggaaaagggggacaaaaaacacttttttctaagatttcaagtggcaaaaaggaattggcttgtggagcttataatgaagaaaatgccaagagggaacttgcaacaatgattatattgcatgaatatccattgtcaatagtggaccatattggttttattagattcgtgataacaattcaaccattatttcaacttccttcacgaaatacgataaagaaagagatactcggcatctatgaacatgaaaaacaagttgttatgaagttgatagatacaaataaaggaagaatagcaattacatcggatatgtggactgcaagcaatcaaaagaaagggtatatgtctatcacagctcactatattgatgacaattggacattgcaaaatataattttgaggtacaccttttttaatttataaattttccagtaattttttttatgcacctctagaaagattatatgtcttacaaaatattgcttaatttataggtatgttcccgcacctcacacagctgatcgactttgcaatgtattagttgattgtttgttcgattagaatattgatacaaaattgtctactatcactttagacaactgcagcacaaatgatagcatgattgaaaaaattaaggataagttgaagttggacacactcattaagaaatggtctttgcttcatatgcgttgttcagcacatatccttaatttgattgtgaaagaagggttagccgtcctaaaagaaggggtggaaaaaattcgagaaagtgtagcatattggacagcaactcctaaaagaatggaaaaatttgaggaaacagctagacaattgcgaatttctttcactaaaaagttaagtttgaattgcccaactagatggaattctacttacaagatgcttgatattgccatatgttataaggatgtgttttttaggttaaagcaacgtgaagctcaatacacttctttgccaactgatatgcagtgagaatttgcaaaggatgtttgtcgaaggctaaaattatttaatgacatcacaaaaatcatttctggctccaaatacccaactgccaacatctttttcccaaagatttgtgagatcaagattgcaataaatgattgggttaaatctcctgagataaccattcaaaatatggcaatacaaatgttaaagaaatttgaaagttactggagtgttattcatgatatattggcaattgcttcagttttagatccaaggtacaagatggacatgttagaatattatttttataaattgtatggtaatgattttgatctgaaacttagtaggattcgtcaaatgtgctatgatttggttttggaatatcaatcaaaaaagaatgaaacttcttcttatagagctacatcattggagttgggaaaggatgttgataatgatgcgaatgaatttttagagtttatggcaaaaaagaaaaaatctagaactacagttatgaaaacagagttggattattacttggaagaagataatttgccggttacacaagaatttgatatcctatcatggtggaaaacaaatgggttaaagtttccaacccttcaagcaattgcaagggatgttttagctatttcaataacaactgtagcttctgaatctgcttttagtactggtggtcagatattaacttctcaccgtagtcgacttcatcatattactatagaggctttgatgtgtacaagaagttggatatggaactcaaaccatctaggtaagttactcaaatttattaatattttttgttagtattttttgtgaattctcatctaatattctacatttggtgtttgtaggtgttaaaaaattaaaaggaaaagatgttctcatgagtgaaaatgaatctgatgaagaaggtacattatattctagtaattaaaattttcaatttcaattattatatcatatctaatttttcattttttttctatgtgtaggtggatcgaatgcaaatgaaaccactgatcatttgtaaaattaataaatattttggttattataaaattttagtaatgtgtaattttttagcttttatataattatttgaattttatttagttgttatttgatactttaatttgagatttatactattataatatttttcttaatatttgacatcatgaaaatcaaaaagagtatgttattttaatattgaatattttgatagtatcatgattccgttggtgtgatttttaaattttttttataaaaaatatttaattgatatatggaacaataaaaaaatgggtatgggtatgggtataagaaaatacccgttacccggtggggatggggatgggtcaaaagttgtatacctgttgggtttggggatggggatgtggatgaatttttattatggggatggggatgggatcatgatacccgtacccgccccgccccgttgccatccctaaccattaccaagagtttcccttaaaactcttttaccaacaaattttcaCATGCCATCTCAAGAATTCAATTTTCATGCCATTCCACCACCAACCACAAAACAAGTCATGCTTTCCATACCAACATTTTCATTATCAATCTCATTAAAGCATACAAACAGGCATGATCATCTATATTGAGTAAgggaaaattaaagaaaaccaCCATGAAACAAACAACAGTCAACACAGCGTCTCCTACCTGAGTTTCATAGGAAtgacttaaaaaaaacatgtattatcattgaaaatctcacatttgttttaaacttacaaatatataaatagttttaataatatttgacagtagcatataaaattaaaacccaTTGTTAAACTTGCATGTGAAAGACTTTgaacaaattatgttaaattggtaattggtaattaatgcatttaaaaataaacatttttcttttataataatgagaataaaaattattgtcattTATTCTTATACACGGATCAAAGATATTGGTATTCTAAAATGTaacaaaatgattaaaattttatcagaaaactaaaagaatatttattatttattatatatatatatatattgacctTTACTAGGAGAGGAAAGACATTACTAATTATGAGATGAAGGAAAAAGTAACAGGTCTGAAAATCAATACATGTATGGATGCATGATAACActtgcaacaaaataatgtcTTTTACAATAGTATATTATGTTCTCATCAAACTAGTTTACTCTGGTGAAAATagttacatatataataatttaaaatttttttaaccaaaatataatttacccAGAAGGGAATACTCCTCACATTTATACTTTTatctagatttttaatttttacaaaatataaaatgtactcGATGCAATATGAAAATTGTCAAGGGACATGCCATTTTTAATGTAACCATCAATaccttaaattattttctacaaatccTGCACAGGGGAAATTTtcaataaagaataatttaaacaagATATCAATCcacaaatgtttttttaaaaaaacaattttacttTCATACTTCAACATAAACCCAAGTCTTCAGAGATTGAGACCAAAGGCAAACTATTTTCATGAATAAaatcttaacaaataaataaaagtatctaATGCCAATGATTCAATGCGGGCAACAATCAACATCTAAAATTTCAACCAAGGAAACTATGTACAGAAAACAACATACCCTTAAAaggataaatattaaatacagtCAGATACTATACCAATAAAAGTACAGAAATGATGCACCTTGTCCAGCAACAGTTAAATTACAAGGTGCTTTCTGTCACATAAATCTGATGCCTATATAGAAAgcataataactttaaaaaaaaacttaaactctaacttcccttacctcgaATGGAGCTAAACGTTCTTAAAGGACTCTTGGTGGAAGAGAACCAGGACCAAGAACAGCTTAATGAGCTGAAAACAAACGCACGAGCACGAAAAAAAGCTTAGATTTGATAGAGATTAAGGTAAGACCAGAACTTAGGAGCTGAAAACAAAAGGAAGCAAGGGAAGGAATCAACTTACGTGGTAGAAAGATGTTTCAGCTATGGAAATCAAGGAACTTGTTcaagccctagcagagctttctGCTTCAGCACCATAGACACAAAGAGGACTATTTTCTGTAAAAGTGGCAGAATGAAGGGTAAGTGACTATGATGGGGGTCTTGGAGGTCCAAAGTGAGCTGAACTTGAATCCTTAAATGGCTAGGCCCAACCCTCTTTAGGACAGAGTTTAAAATAGAGAAAGGGATCTCACAATGATAaataaccaatttaaaaatcgGAATTCCTTTTGGCCAATTCActattttcaaatgaaaaaaaaaatgtgtaatagACATAACAGACATTTGACaacagaaaaatatttaatttttaaaaatctaa encodes:
- the LOC114170495 gene encoding protein RALF-like 34, with product MASSLPLLTLSFSLALFLCFLFTHHGAVHAQIDDTGLNLMSDALDWPTTMSLYDDLDEDEEEDVESGFSRRSLFWRRMKYYISYGALSANRIPCPPRSGRSYYTHNCYKARGPVHPYSRGCSVITRCRR